The following are encoded together in the Labeo rohita strain BAU-BD-2019 chromosome 17, IGBB_LRoh.1.0, whole genome shotgun sequence genome:
- the socs4 gene encoding suppressor of cytokine signaling 4: MSERKPKNSDTRPKNLRSWSADSYIRSIKKRSRGSRHETAPRGEEEEGTNDQTVRSASCPRRRRERKCSCTIPGETDSDSPCRKALSRRSLRQKFQDAVGQCLPLRNHHHHHHQSGSSRPFSVLLWSKRKIHVSELMEDKCPFSPKSELAQCWHLIKKHGTHTKPSLSIETEPKGPLLSSSPPKLISWEEISSTGASSLDDWDPAFSHGDGQCCAHTDYILVPDLLQINNSPCYWGVLDRFEAEQLLEGQPEGTFLLRDSAQDEYLFSVSFRRYSRSLHARIEQNGKRFSFDGRDPCMYRDSSVTGLLRHYSDPATCLFFEPLLSRPLPRNFPFSLQHMCRAVICSCTTYQGIDALPLPCTLRHFLRQYHYRCNGACAV, from the coding sequence ATGTCAGAGAGGAAGCCCAAAAACTCAGACACACGTCCCAAGAACCTGCGGAGCTGGAGCGCTGACAGTTATATCCGCAGTATTAAAAAACGCTCCCGTGGGTCACGCCATGAGACAGCACCCCGAGGGGAAGAGGAGGAAGGAACGAACGACCAGACCGTACGCTCTGCCTCTTGTCCCCGGAGACGTCGAGAGCGAAAGTGCAGCTGCACGATCCCTGGAGAAACCGATTCGGACTCTCCTTGCAGGAAAGCCCTGTCCCGCCGCTCTCTGAGGCAGAAATTTCAGGATGCCGTCGGCCAGTGTCTCCCTCTCCGCAATCACCACCACCATCACCACCAATCTGGTTCTTCACGTCCATTCTCCGTCCTTTTGTGGTCCAAACGGAAGATTCACGTGTCTGAGCTCATGGAGGACAAGTGTCCGTTCTCTCCGAAATCCGAACTGGCTCAGTGTTGGCATCTGATTAAAAAACACGGCACTCATACCAAACCTTCTTTAAGCATTGAAACCGAACCCAAAGGTCCCTTGTTATCCTCCTCTCCTCCGAAGCTCATTTCATGGGAGGAGATCAGCTCTACTGGGGCTTCTAGTTTGGACGACTGGGATCCGGCTTTTTCACATGGAGACGGTCAGTGCTGCGCCCACACTGACTACATCCTGGTTCCTGATCTGCTTCAGATCAACAACAGCCCTTGTTATTGGGGAGTCCTGGATCGTTTCGAAGCTGAGCAGCTTTTGGAAGGCCAACCTGAGGGGACTTTTCTGCTCCGAGACTCTGCCCAGGATGAATATCTCTTCTCGGTTAGCTTCAGACGCTATAGCCGCTCCCTCCATGCTCGAATAGAGCAAAATGGAAAGCGCTTTAGCTTCGATGGCCGTGACCCTTGTATGTACAGAGATTCCAGTGTCACAGGCCTGTTGAGGCACTACAGTGACCCGGCCACATGCCTATTTTTTGAGCCTCTTCTCTCTCGCCCTTTACCTAGGAACTTTCCGTTTTCTTTGCAGCACATGTGCAGAGCGGTCATCTGTAGCTGTACAACATATCAGGGCATTGACGCCTTGCCTTTACCCTGTACTTTGAGACACTTCCTAAGGCAATACCACTATAGATGCAATGGAGCTTGTGCTGTTTGA
- the wdhd1 gene encoding WD repeat and HMG-box DNA-binding protein 1, translating to MPCERKPMRYGHSEGHTDVCFDDKGKCIVTCGSDGDVRIWESLDDDDPKSINVGEKVYSVALKNGKLVTAVSNNTVQIHTFPEGDPDGILTRFTTNANHVTFNSSGSRVAAGSSDFIVKIVEVVDSSQQKTLRGHDAPVLSVALDPSDEFLASSSCDGSVTVWSIESQTQVAQWKILQKSSDVSNAKSLCRLAWQPRSGKLLAVPVDLTIQLYDRNTWTHVSTLSDDLITQVVNVVVWSPCGKFLAAGTVGGNLLIWDVEAKLCIERQKHEKGFTVCGMAWHPSGGRIAYTDTEGCLGLLEGVASSSPSSSSTVQSTKATAAKETNDYDDLFDEDDDRMLDEGMSDSRSPVKKPVMEDDDDDDDDLMPATGRLRNRGSFLDDDDNSQGPGSVKLDGVPEEDASSAILPAVVPAVSHPVYDGPMPTQPQKAFQPGSTPVHLMHRFMMWNSVGIVRGYNDDQDNAIDVEFHDTAIHHAMHLTNTLGHTMADLSQEAVLLACEGTDELASKIQCLHFSCWDTHKDWIVDLPKGEDVRALCLGQGWAAVATSALMVRLFSTGGVQKEIFSLPGAVVCMAGHGEQLLIVYHRGTGFDGDQALGIQLLQLGRKRRQVMHGEPLPLSRKSYLAWMGFTAEGTPCCIDSEGVVRLLNRTLGNTWTPVCNTRESCKSKSDHYWVVGVHENPQQLRCIPCKGSRFPPTLPRPAVAVLPFNLPYCQTTTEKGQMEEQYWRSVLFHNHYSFLSSSGYEIDSEGQSQAEKEQQELLMKMFALSCKLEREFRCVELAEMMTHSVVTLAIRYASRSRRMALAQRLSELALEKANQFQEEEQEEEEPVYQSHTSREYRGSNQMSSRQAQVENGCEEEEEEEYPQEEQMDAEESTETRKPSLNPFKKGGKSPEKASPKPVSKEGRVNPFKVSGAGKSSSSPAGQPRTTNVLDSMTMSSRKPAPLGGTSKQGKAPVLKPLAPKPKSKTQATLLQMSASKGSSKKLDDSQSEAEKVKPAPAATPPVSVENIENRKPKTGFQLWLEENRKSILADNPDFEEMDVIKEGMGRFRTLTAEERLNWTEKAKGDSDPKKRKREDEGQADEQMESDEASAKKKKPLDTSAKLSAFAFNKE from the exons ATGCCGTGTGAAAGGAAGCCCATGCGTTATGGACACTCAGAAGGCCACACTGATGTCTGCTTTGATGATAAGGGAAA GTGTATTGTGACCTGTGGGAGTGACGGTGATGTCCGCATTTGGGAAAGTCTTGATGACGACGATCCCAAGTCCATAAATGTCGGGGAGAAGGTCTATTCTGTAGCCTTGAAG AATGGAAAGTTAGTTACAGCAGTTTCCAACAACACCGTTCAGATTCACACTTTCCCAGAGGGAGATCCAGATGGCATTCTCACTCGATTCACCACCAACGCAAACCACGTCACCTTCAACAGCAGCGGGTCAAGAGTGGCTGCCGGCTCAAG TGACTTTATTGTGAAGATAGTGGAGGTAGTGGACAGCAGTCAGCAGAAGACCCTACGTGGACATGAcgctccagtcctcagtgtggCTCTTGACCCTTCTGATGAGTTTCTT GCTTCCTCCAGCTGTGATGGATCAGTTACTGTGTGGTCTATTGAGTCACAG ACTCAAGTAGCTCAATGGAAAATTCTCCAGAAGTCGAGTGACGTGAGCAATGCCAAGTCTCTCTGTAGGCTTGCATGGCAGCCTCGTTCTGGAAAG ctgcTTGCTGTACCGGTGGACTTGACAATTCAACTGTATGACAGAAACACATGGACACATGTCAGCACGCTCTCTGATGACCTCATAACACAG GTTGTTAATGTTGTGGTCTGGTCGCCGTGTGGGAAGTTTCTGGCTGCTGGAACTGTTGGCGGAAACCTCTTAATTTGGGATGTAGAGGCCAAACTGTGTATTGAGAG ACAGAAACACGAGAAAGGGTTCACTGTATGCGGGATGGCGTGGCATCCCTCAGGAGGCCGGATTGCTTACACTGACACCGAGGGCTGCCTCGGGCTCCTGGAAGGCGTGGCATCCTCTTCGCCGTCCTCTTCCTCTACTGTCCAAAGCACCAAG GCCACTGCGGCTAAAGAAACAAATGATTATGATGACCTGTTTGATGAGGATGATGACCGGATGCTAGACGAGGGCATGAGTGACTCGCGGTCTCCAGTGAAGAAACCCGTCATggaggatgatgatgacgacGACGATGACCTCATGCCTGCCACTGGCAGACTGCGGAACAGGGGGTCCTTCCTGGATGACGATGACAATTCTCAAG GTCCAGGCTCTGTAAAACTGGACGGAGTTCCAGAGGAGGACGCCAGCAGTGCTATTCTTCCTGCTGTGGTTCCTGCAGTGTCCCATCCTGTATATGATGGTCCCATGCCCACTCAACCTCAAAAGGCTTTCCAACCAGGATCCACCCCAGTGCACCTCATGCATCGTTTTATG ATGTGGAACTCTGTGGGTATCGTCCGTGGCTATAACGATGATCAAGACAACGCCATTGATGTGGAGTTTCACGATACTGCAATCCATCACGCCATGCATCTCACTAACACCCTGGGCCACACAATGGCCGATCTGTCCCAGGAGGCCGTGCTTCTGGCCTGTGAGGGAACTGATGAGCTTGCCAG TAAGATCCAGTGTTTGCATTTCTCATGCTGGGACACTCATAAGGACTGGATAGTGGATCTTCCGAAAGGAGAGGATGTTCGTGCATTGTGTTTGGGTCAGGGCTGGGCAGCAGTGGCCACCAGTGCTCTGATGGTCAGGCTGTTCTCCACTGGTGGAGTGCAGAAGGAGATCTTTAGCCTGCCTGGAGCTGTGGTCTGCATGGCAGGACACGGAGAGCAGCTCCTCATTGTGTATCACAGAG GTACTGGGTTTGATGGAGATCAGGCCCTTGGCATACAGCTGCTCCAGCTCGGGCGCAAGAGAAGACAGGTCATGCATGGAGAACCATTGCCTCTCTCACGGAAGTCCTACCTGGCATGGATGGGCTTCACTGCAGAGG gaacCCCGTGCTGTATTGACTCAGAGGGTGTTGTACGTTTGCTGAACCGGACTCTGGGGAACACGTGGACTCCTGTCTGTAACACCAGAGAGAGCTGCAAGAGCAAATCAGACCATTACTGGGTTGTTGGGGTTCATGAGAATCCGCAGCAGCTCAG GTGTATCCCATGTAAAGGCTCACGTTTCCCACCCACCCTACCTCGCCCTGCTGTGGCTGTCTTACCCTTTAACCTGCCTTATTGCCAGACCACCACAGAAAAAGGCCAAATGGAG GAGCAGTACTGGCGGTCCGTACTCTTTCATAACCACTATAGCTTTCTGTCATCCAGCGGTTATGAAATTGACAGCGAGGGTCAGTCCCAGGCTGAGAAAGAGCAGCAGGAACTGCTAATGAAGATGTTCGCT CTGTCGTGTAAACTGGAGCGTGAGTTCCGGTGCGTGGAGCTGGCTGAGATGATGACTCACAGCGTTGTGACGCTCGCCATCCGTTATGCCTCCCGTTCCAGACGCATGGCACTGGCACAGAGACTCAGTGAACTTGCCTTGGAAAAGGCCAATCAGTTTCAGGAGGAGGAGCAGGAAGAAGAAGAGCCAGTCTATCAGAG CCACACCAGTAGAGAATACAGAGGATCCAATCAGATGAGCAGCAGACAAGCACAAGTAGAGAATGGCtgtgaggaagaggaggaggaagaataTCCACAGGAGGAGCAAATGGATGCAGAAGAATCAACAGAGACCAGGAAGCCAa GTTTGAATCCATTTAAAAAGGGAGGAAAGTCACCTGAAAAGGCATCTCCCAAACCCG TGAGCAAAGAAGGACGTGTGAACCCTTTTAAG GTGTCCGGTGCAGGAAAGTCATCAAGCTCTCCAGCTGGTCAGCCCAGAACGACCAATGTATTGGATAGCATGACGATGTCCAGCAGAAAACCCGCACCTCTCGGCGGCACATCGAAACAGGGCAAAGCCCCAGTTCTGAAGCCCCTGGCACCCAAACCCAAGTCCAAG ACCCAGGCCACTCTGCTGCAAATGAGTGCCTCTAAGGGAAGCAGTAAGAAACTGGACGACAGCCAATCGGAAGCAGAGAAAGTGAAACCGGCCCCTGCAGCTACACCTCCAGTGTCAGTGGAGAATATTGAAAACAGAAA GCCGAAAACTGGCTTTCAGCTATGGCTTGAGGAGAATAGGAAGAGCATTCTCGCAGACAATCCTGATTTTGAAGAAATGGATGTTATCAAGGAAGGCATGGGGCGTTTCCGCACTCTTACGGCAGAGGAGAGACTG AATTGGACTGAGAAAGCAAAGGGTGACTCCGACCCCAAAAAACGAAAGCGTGAAGATGAAGGACAAGCAGATGAACAAATGGAGTCAGATGAGGCCAGTGCCAAGAAGAAAAAGCCACTGGATACTTCAGCTAAACTCTCTGCTTTTGCATTTAACAAAGAATAG